The following are encoded together in the Streptomyces rapamycinicus NRRL 5491 genome:
- a CDS encoding LysR family transcriptional regulator, which yields MDVRQLEYFLAVVDQGGFNRAAAALYLSQPSLSQAIRALERDLGSDLFHRIGRRAVLTDAGTALIGPAREAVRSLQLARASVESVHGLRGGRVDIAAPPSQAVEPLAGLIDRFARAHPAVSVRVQAAFTPRDVTEMVRTGACELGLLASPGPVPQGDVRTYPLVEQRFVLLTPPDGPFRPGVPVHHEQLSGHRLIVGQKGTGMRRYVDDLVAEGVALTVVVETEHRVSILPLVLRGVGLAVVADAWRGLAERAGALVLDLEPATSLHIALVSRRARLTPAAEAFVGTAMEPHGIS from the coding sequence GTGGATGTGCGGCAGCTGGAGTACTTCCTGGCCGTGGTGGACCAGGGCGGATTCAACCGGGCCGCCGCCGCGCTGTATCTGTCCCAGCCGTCCCTCTCCCAGGCCATCCGCGCCCTGGAGCGCGACCTGGGCAGCGACCTCTTCCACCGCATCGGCCGCCGGGCGGTCCTCACCGACGCGGGCACGGCGCTGATCGGACCGGCGCGGGAGGCGGTGCGCAGCCTCCAGCTCGCGCGGGCCAGTGTGGAGTCGGTGCACGGGCTGCGCGGCGGCCGGGTGGACATCGCGGCCCCGCCCTCCCAGGCCGTCGAACCGCTCGCGGGGCTGATCGACCGCTTCGCCCGCGCCCATCCCGCGGTGTCCGTACGCGTACAGGCCGCGTTCACCCCGCGCGACGTTACGGAGATGGTGCGCACCGGCGCGTGCGAGCTGGGGCTGCTGGCCTCCCCCGGCCCCGTACCGCAGGGCGATGTGCGCACCTATCCGCTGGTCGAGCAGCGCTTCGTGCTGCTGACGCCCCCGGACGGGCCGTTCCGCCCCGGGGTGCCGGTGCACCATGAGCAGCTGTCCGGACACCGGCTGATCGTGGGCCAGAAGGGGACGGGGATGCGCCGGTACGTCGACGATCTGGTGGCCGAGGGCGTCGCGCTGACCGTCGTGGTCGAGACCGAGCACCGGGTGTCGATCCTGCCGCTGGTGCTGCGGGGCGTCGGCCTGGCCGTGGTGGCCGACGCCTGGCGCGGCCTCGCGGAGCGGGCGGGGGCGCTGGTCCTGGACCTGGAGCCGGCCACCAGCCTGCATATCGCCCTGGTCAGCAGGCGGGCCCGGCTGACACCGGCGGCGGAGGCGTTCGTCGGCACCGCCATGGAGCCACATGGAATCTCATAG